CTGTGATATCGGGAGTCACCAGATCGAACAATTTCTGACGTTTGCCTCATGTACGGACGCTGAGGTAGGGTTCAGTCGTGTGCATAACTTCAATCACCCACAGTTCCCGGAATTGGAAGACTTCGGCGAAGCTTCTCTGATCGGGGACAACGGAGCGTCCGGTTACTTCCGAGTGGACTGGTTCACACCGGATGGTCTTGGCACATGGGGCGATGGGCGTACAGTTATTCTGGGAACGGACGGTTATATCGAGTTGCGGAAGTATATCGATGTAGCGAGAGAACCGGAAGGAGATCAGGTCTATCTGGTAAACCATGAAGGCGAGTTTAGGTACAGTGTGAAGGGCAAAGTCGGTTATCCGTTCTTCGGCCAGCTCATTCGCGATTGCCTTGATCGCACCGAGACAGCCATGACGCAAGAACATGCATTCAAAGCGGCAGAACTATGTCTGATTGCACAGCATAAAGCGATGAGCGAGCGCGTGGTGTGGAGTAGCGGAGCGAAATAAATGTTTTAGGTGAAGGAGAGCAAAGGTTGATCACTATAGGTTATCCGTAAATCTTCTTTTGTTGAGTGAAGAAAGAGCAGCCCAAATGTTAAACTGCATCCAACAGGTTAGTCTTTTCTAACGAATGGAGCAGTTCGCCCTGGGGCTGCTTTTTTAAGTATGTTCGTGACTTCGCAGATGGATTAATCTGGGTTATATTATATGTAGTTCGGATATTGTTTGAAAAGAGAGGTATTCACGAAGTTCGTAGATATGATGTTATCAGAAAGACTATGAGGGAGGAAGAAAATGAAGCTTTTTCGTGGAGAAGAAGCCTTAATTCAAGAAATTGATACTTTACAACCTTCAATCTGTACGCCTCTTGGAACAATTGAATTTTTACTTTCTGTCTCTAACGAATGTTATTTTCCCACTGACTGCTTTCGACTCAAGCAGGGTGGATTCTTCTACCAATATCAGTATGAATCCTTTGATTGTGAGTTAGTAATCTGTAAGCCGAAGCTCGATTTTGCTTCACAACAGGCAGTAGAAGAATGCTGGGGAGCGGTATTTAGAATCAAACCCAATATAAATTATTCGATCAGTACCTGTAGATTTTCTGCTTTTTGGCAAGAGGGATACAATTGGGAAGATTACGGATCTAACACAGGGGAAGATCTTGAAGCCATTGAATATGAGAATGAAAACTATCGATTACATTTAGGCACTCAGGATGCACCATTGTTAATAGCAAGAAGAGATCAAGGCGATATGATCCCTAAATCTTTATGTTTAAATACTGATTTTGAGAAGTACGGTTTTATTATAAGTTCAGATAAGGGCATTGAAGTACCGATGACACCAATTGATGCTGAAGAAACATGTCAAATACACTTTGTAATAGCTTGGAATAGAAATATAGAAGAAGACGTTTCTACGTGGCTAGCTGTAGATCTAACTTCGAAACAAATATTAAAGAGAGAAGAAATTTGGTAAGCATTTTCGAAGCGGACATAGTCCATCTGATAACATAATATTCACGCATCGGGCATACGCCCTCGGTCCGGCAGCAGAATTTCGAGGAAGCAGAAGCAGCCGGACATATCCGACATGCGTCGGACGTCGTGAATATAGGTACGTTATAGGAAATTAGCAGGAACCCTTAATAAAAACTTAAAGAAGGTATAAAACAAATTATGGAGCAAATCAGTGATGACGCTTGTTTGGCTTATCGTATATATCCAGAGCCACATGGAACAAACTATTTACAGAATGATTTAATGACGACAAAGCAAGTTGAACAATTATTTGATTTTTGTCAGATTCTCGAAGCGATTATATACGATGTAGGTTGGGATTTCTTGATCCAGCAGTACGGATATACAGGGCTATATGAAATCAACAACAAAAGCGGATGGTTTGATTGCTCCTATCTCGAAGAGTACAAGTCTTATATAGAAGCTTATCGAAATGACATGAAGAGAATTGAAAAAAGGAATCAAACTTAGATAAGTGATGATGTATCAAAAGCATTTTAATACTGAAAACATAAATAAAAGTGAGCGTATTCGATGAAGATGCTGACATCCTATAACATAATATTCACGCTGCGGGCATACGCCCTTGATCCGGCATTCGCCGGATACCCGACATACGTCGGGTCGTGAATACAGGAACGTTATACGCAACACCTTAAGAATGACAAATAATAAAACTAGGTGAAAGAATACATTTACAACGTAGCAGTTGAAAACCAGGATGAACGGAATATTAGAAGGTGTACCATATAACAATAAATTTCCACATCGTTAGCTATGCTCCTTGGTCATCAAGAGGAATACCAGAGAAGCGGATTCATAATAAAGTGCAAACTAAAAAATATTTCTATTTGCGAAAGAGAGGATCAAATGAATTATCATTTTGGTTTTTCATGGAAGGGTCTGATAATCTTTTTATTGCCAATGATACCAAATATATTTTATTTTTTAATTCCTGCGTCAGATATATCAGGAAACAATGCAAATAGCCATTTGATTTTAGATGTTTTGGAGCACGGAAGTCAGGCGATATTTTTCTTTCTTCTGATATTTGTTGTAAGAAAACAAGCATCTGAAATGCGATGTCCGTATATAATTGGTATGGCAATAATGTTGATTTTTTATTATGGGCTATGGATATTGTATTTTACAGGCAACGCAAACTCGATTATTTTTTTGGGGATGGCCGTTCTCCCGGTAGTATATTTTATATTAGCTGAGATTTGGCTTCAAAATTATCTGGCTATTATACCAACAGTACTTTTTGGTATTGTGCATGTCATTAATACATATTTGTCTATTGCGAATTAAAGGGAGGACAACAATCCTCTTAAATTTGGATTGTGCGTTCAGCGTGTATTCTATATCAAGGATTAAGTCCCGAATGGTGAGGGTAGAAGTAAGCCATAGCTTAAGGCAGAGGTGTCCAACGTGAGCAGGAATCTGAATGAAGCCATCGGCAAATCTCCGGTCCGAGGAACACGAGCCTCTTATAAGGCTAGCGTTCTTTGGATAAAGTTACTACACAAACAAAAGTTGATACTGCTGAAGGCGTACGAGAGTAAATGAGGGGATGTTTCCTATGCGGAAACGGATTTGATAGGAGCAAAAGATAGAACTAAAAGATAAAATACGTAAAGACATATTAAATACATAAAACACACAAGACATATAAAGGATGTGGAATCGAAGAAGAAGGGGCAGCGTATAACAATACATTTTTGCTTCGTCGCTGACGCTCCTCGGTCTTCAAGAGGGATTTCGGAGAAGTGGAATCAGGCGACACATCCAACCGGCTAAGTGGCAAAGCCACCCGAACCTCCGGTCCTTAAGCCGTTTGGACGTCAGAAATGCGCAACGTTATATGCAATCCCGGAGATCTAAGTTCCAATTGAGGATGAATGTATTAGGAGGGAAGGATGATGAATAGTGATATGGCATCATGGCAAGAACTGAAAATAGATTATGAAATTAATCAAATATTTCCCAACATATCAACTAGACTAGAAGATATTGAACGTATCCCTACGGGGCTTGGAACAAAAATACTCACTATCCTTATTGAATGGGCTTGCCAGCCACAAAATACCCACCCAATTGAAATAGCGAGGAAAAAGATTAAAACAATTCCTTCTGATTGGCTAATAGAACATCTTCCTGATGTAGCTAAAACGGCAATTTGTCTTGACGATGAATGGGCGTATCGTAGATTGTTAGAGCTACTTTCAGAGGCAATTCCAAAATTACTAGATTGGGGAATTGAATTGGGAATTAATTCTAAAAATGAAGAAATTAAAGAGGCAGCAAATGACTATAAGGAAAAATAACAGTTTTGTAGAGTGCAATGAAATGAGAATGTAGATGTGGGTTGAAGAGGTCGGTGCAGCATATACATCATATCCACGCATCGGACCTGACGGTCCTCTGTTCACCCGAGGGAGTTCAGAGAAGTGGGGTTCAGGCGAACAACACTGCGAACCTAACCGCATCGCGGTCGGCAGCTGAAGCTACCTTAAGGTTCTCGGGCTCGTGAATACAGAACGTTATAAGAAATTGGCGCAAGATATTAAAAAAAGGGGTGATTACTATTAAGTTCATACTGATATTTGGCCCACAGGCTGTTGGGAAGATGACGGTTGGTCATGAATTAACGAAAATAACGGAATTGAAATTGTTTCACAATCACATGTCTATCGAGCTGTTTCATCCCTTTTTTGGTTTTGGTACTGAAACTTGGAGGTTATCAAGTATCGTAAGAAGAGAGCTTTTTGAATCTTTCGCAAGCAGCAACCAGTATGGACTTATTTTCACTTACGTTTGGGGGTTTGATCTTCAGGAGGACTGGGAATTCGTCAAGCAAACATGTAACATGTTTGAATCGAAAGGAGCAGAAATTTATTTTGTTGAATTAGAGTCAAATATAGAAGAAAGATTAAAACGAAATACAACGGCGTTTAGACTTGATCAAAAACCAACAAAAAGAAATATTGAACATTCTGAAATGGACTTAATCAAAACGATGGAAAAACATAGACTCAATTCAAATGATGGAGAAATTACTAGAGAGAATTATCTGAGAATCAATAATACAAATTTAAGTGCAGATGAAGTTGCAAGATTAATTAAAGATGGATTTAATTTATAGTATGTGTGAGTAAGTCAAGAAGGCACCAACATCTGTATAACACCATATTCAAGCATCGGCTACGTTTTGGTCCAATGATGGGGATTGGTAGAGTAGTGATTCATATGACAACTTGCTACGCAAGTTCTTGAACACAAAACGTTAGGTGAAAGCTCGATGATCGTTTCCTTCAGAAACGTTATTATTCCCGAAAGTGGTGATTTGGTGAATGAATTAACAATCGAGATAAATGATTATTTAGAGAATAAATACCAGAGAGAAGAATTTAGCGGTGCTGTTCTGGTTTCCAAGAACAACAGAATATTATTTAATGCTGGAGTTGGGATAGCAAATAGAGAACATCAAATTAAGTGTACAACCGAAACTAGATTTCGTATTGGTTCGATAACCAAACAATTTACTTCAATGGCCATTATGATTCTTTTTGAGAGAGGTTTACTTAGCGAGAGTGATAGACTAGCCAAGTTCTTTCCTCATTGTCCCTACAGTGAAAGTGTAACTATCCATCATCTTTTAACTCATACATCAGGAATCCCTAATATTACTCAACTCCAAGATTTCAAAAAAATAATGAAGGAATATACTCCGTTACTTATAAGTACAGAGTTAATAATGAAACTCCCGTTAGATTTTCAGCCTGGCACTCAATTTAAATATTCGAATTCTGGTTATTTACTGTTGGCTTACTTAATTGAAATGGTAACAGGGCAGTCCTATGAAGAATTTTTGAAAGAGAATATATTCCGCCCTTTATCTATGAATTGTTCAGGACCGGATAAATATAAGGAGATTATATTACAAAGAGCGTCCGGGTATGAGTTCGATCATAAAAATGGCATTGTTAATTCTGATTTTATTGATATGTCCATTGCATCAGGTGGGGGAGATCTCTTATCGACCACAGAAGATTTGTACAAATGGGAAATTGCACTATCTTTAAACCAATTAGTTTCAAATAAACGAATGCAGCGTCTGTTTACTGATTATGGATTTGGTTATGGATACGGTTGGTTTGTTAAAGAAGAACTATTTAATAATAAAGCTAGTAAGAGTGTTTACCACGGAGGTGGAATTGTAGGCTTTAAAAATAGAATAACCAGGTATCTGGATGAACAAGTATGTATTATTGTTTTGAATAATCCCTCGACCACAGATGTAGACGATGTTACTAATAACATCGCTAATTTAATATTTCAGTAAATTTAAGAACGTGTGGGTATCTCAAATCGGAATCGCCTAACAATATTTTCACGCATCGGTCATACGCCCTCGGTCCGGCAGGGGGATTGGGAGCAACCGGACAACCCTGACTGGCTAACATCCTTAACCCGGAGGCTGTACGCTCTTTGATAGACGGACTGAATGACCGTAAAATTCCGGGTGTGACGACGGAAAAAAAATTGGCGGAGTATTTTGCCGAAGAATATGTTTTGAGCAAGGGTACAACTATTCATACAACCATGCGCCAATGTATATATGAACTTACAACAGTAAACCCGGACATTCCAAGGATCGGTACCGTTCGGCTGCTGGATAAAAAGGATCTTCACTTCTTTCCCTACTGGGCTGAAGCTTTTTCTGCGGCGTCAAGTTATGGTAAAACAGAAATGTTCATACCGCAAGAGGCAGAGCCCTATCTCTACCGGATCGCATCAAAAAAACTCTATGTTTTAGAGGACGACAAAGGGATGCCTGTTTCCATGGCCGGATTTACGAGGGCGATGCAAACGGCTATCGGCGTGGCGTTTGTCTATACGCCTCCCTATGAGCGCGGAAAGGGCTACGCGACTTCGATCGTGGCACACATTAGCCAACTTGCATTGGAGAAAGGATTTACTAAGTGCGTTTTATATACAGACTTAGAAAATCCCACATCAAATAGCATTTATCGAAAGATAGGCTATATGCCAATTTGTGATTCACTTCAACTAGAATTTGAATACTAGAATGATGTGGATATGACTTCTAACAAGGTGAAATGAGAGCATCATATTAAGTAAAGATACAGCGGCGATATCAATTTAGTTAGCTTTGTATGATGCCGACCCATTTCCTCCAGGTTACATTGTTACAATCAGAAATGGCCTCATTAAAGCACTGAAGCGAAAGGAATATATATATACATGAACAATTCCCTTCTGAAACTTCGAAAGATATTTATCTTGATAATCGTGATTATAGATATAATTTGGTTATTTTCATTTATCATCAATTATGATATTACTATATTCAAAAAAAGTAACTTTGTAATTCCTATCGTGCTACACATCATTTTATTTTTTTGGTTAGGGTATAGAAGCAAAGGAAGAAAGCTAATTTTGTTTGTTATTTTGATTATTTTTTCTTCTCTTCTTTTGATTAAGCATTCATTTGCTCCAGTATTTGATCCATACAGCTACGAACATCTTCATATCCCTGGCCCTGGACATTATAGTGAAGTTATAGTTGAACATCAAGCTAATCTGCTGGATCAAGGCATTACACAGTATCGTGTCTACCAAACGAAGTTTTGGGGTTTATTCTTAACGGAGTTAACAACTAAGGAAGTTGTGATAGAAGAACCACATGACTTATATCTTTCCCAAGAAGATATTTTTGATTACTCTGCTCCAGAATGGACGAGCGGGACAGTTAGCTTTGATACCTATAAAGGAAAACTTACTCTCAAGCTCAAATGACTGAACATAAAACCCAAAATATTCATAATTTGATTTACTTCAAGAAGGTGCTATGGAAAGGCATTAGGATAGGGATCTAAGGGCTATTTTAAATGAGAACTCAAAGAAGCGCTCCGACATCACTTAACATAATATTCATGCTGCGGACAGTCGTCCTTTGTACGGCATTTGCCGGACACTCAGCATACGCCGAGTCCTGAATACAGGAACGTTAGCAGAAACCAAGGGATTACTTAATCCAATTATAAAGATTAGATAAACTATTTTTTAAGGACGGGGATTTCTATGAGTAGATTGTTACTAACCTCTTGTGGTTCTTATACTGAAGAAATTAAAAATCAATTTCTGGAGTTTTTTGATGGAGATATTTCTCAATTAAAAGTCTCAATTATTACAACAGCATCCCCTAAAAAAGAAACTAATAGATATGCACAAAGAGCATTACAAGAGTTTAAGGACATGGGATTTCAACATATCAATTTTGTAGATATAGAATTTGATGACCCACAAATTCTCTTACATAGAGATGTTATATATATCAATGGTGGAAATCCATTTACATTATTGTATTACGCGAAGAAAAGTGGTGCTGATGAAATTATCAGAACACTGGCCGCACAGAATGTAACAATAGTTGGAGTAAGTGCAGGAACGTTATTACTGGGGCCGAATATTAACATTGTGGATTTCTTTACTCCGCAGATGAACACCATGAATTTAACGGATTTTAAGGCATTAGGTGTAACCGACAAGCTTATTTTTCCTCACTATGATCGAGAGGATATATTTAAAGATCGTACTAATAAAACAATTGAAGAGAGAATAGCAGAATTTGAATCTAATGAGGACTGTAAGGTGACAAGGCTTAAAGATGAAGAATATATCTCAATCTTAATAAACCAAGCACATTGAAAGTAGCTTGAAGAAGCCCCTGAGTTTTGCTAACAACGTATTCAAGCTGCGGGGCTACGCCTCTTTGTCTGCCAGAGGGATTTCGAGGAAGGAGTATCCAGTAGACAACTCCTGTGAGGTTAAGTCTTCGACTCGGTCGCTCCTTCAATCCTCTCGGGTTTGTGAATACAACAACGTTTGCCGAAAGATATTCTTAGTTTAGGAGGAGTCTATATGATATTAGAAAAAGTTATCAATAGAATTACCATACAAAGTGAATATAAGGATTTGGTTGATAAGTATATAGATCGTATCCTTAACGAATTCAAAGATAAGATTCATAGCATTTATATGTGTGGCTCGATTCCAAAAGGAACAGCTACACCTTTTAAGTCAGATGCAGACTTTACTATTGTATGTGCAAATCCCCAAGATATTGATTACGAAAGATTGTCAAATATCAAAGACAGGCTTTTGGAAGAATATCCATTCGTCACTAAGATGGATACGATCATTTGCTCGATTGATGATGTATTAAGTAGACCGAATGATTGGGGTTTTTGGATTAAGATCATTTGTGTTTGCATACATGGGGAGGACATTGGTGAAAAAGTACCCCCGATCATAATTTCTCCAGAATTCATTTTAGACTTAAATACAGATACCAAGGAGGAAGTAGATCGTGTACATCGATCACTTTCTAATGTTAGTGATCACGCAATGAAAACTAGATATATTAAAGGTTACTCTAAGAGATTAATTCGTGCATTATACTCTTTGGTTTTAGAAGATACAGGGGTATGGGAAGATGAAATCATTAAGATGAAGAATGCCATATTAAACTATTGTGAGATTGACTCCGCTTTAGTTGAGTATCTGTATGCTTGTTACTTGGATAGCGATGTATCTGTTGAAGATTTTCTGGAAATCGCAGATGAAGTATATAGCTATTTTGAGAACGCCTTAAATACAATGACTACTTCCAGAAATTAATTTGGATTACAATATATTGAAGAGTTTTAGAATGTAATTCAATGATGCTGGCAACAGCGGATAACATT
The window above is part of the Paenibacillus sp. 1781tsa1 genome. Proteins encoded here:
- a CDS encoding AAA family ATPase, which codes for MKFILIFGPQAVGKMTVGHELTKITELKLFHNHMSIELFHPFFGFGTETWRLSSIVRRELFESFASSNQYGLIFTYVWGFDLQEDWEFVKQTCNMFESKGAEIYFVELESNIEERLKRNTTAFRLDQKPTKRNIEHSEMDLIKTMEKHRLNSNDGEITRENYLRINNTNLSADEVARLIKDGFNL
- a CDS encoding GNAT family N-acetyltransferase; amino-acid sequence: MIDGLNDRKIPGVTTEKKLAEYFAEEYVLSKGTTIHTTMRQCIYELTTVNPDIPRIGTVRLLDKKDLHFFPYWAEAFSAASSYGKTEMFIPQEAEPYLYRIASKKLYVLEDDKGMPVSMAGFTRAMQTAIGVAFVYTPPYERGKGYATSIVAHISQLALEKGFTKCVLYTDLENPTSNSIYRKIGYMPICDSLQLEFEY
- a CDS encoding Type 1 glutamine amidotransferase-like domain-containing protein, with the protein product MSRLLLTSCGSYTEEIKNQFLEFFDGDISQLKVSIITTASPKKETNRYAQRALQEFKDMGFQHINFVDIEFDDPQILLHRDVIYINGGNPFTLLYYAKKSGADEIIRTLAAQNVTIVGVSAGTLLLGPNINIVDFFTPQMNTMNLTDFKALGVTDKLIFPHYDREDIFKDRTNKTIEERIAEFESNEDCKVTRLKDEEYISILINQAH
- a CDS encoding serine hydrolase, which translates into the protein MIVSFRNVIIPESGDLVNELTIEINDYLENKYQREEFSGAVLVSKNNRILFNAGVGIANREHQIKCTTETRFRIGSITKQFTSMAIMILFERGLLSESDRLAKFFPHCPYSESVTIHHLLTHTSGIPNITQLQDFKKIMKEYTPLLISTELIMKLPLDFQPGTQFKYSNSGYLLLAYLIEMVTGQSYEEFLKENIFRPLSMNCSGPDKYKEIILQRASGYEFDHKNGIVNSDFIDMSIASGGGDLLSTTEDLYKWEIALSLNQLVSNKRMQRLFTDYGFGYGYGWFVKEELFNNKASKSVYHGGGIVGFKNRITRYLDEQVCIIVLNNPSTTDVDDVTNNIANLIFQ
- a CDS encoding nucleotidyltransferase domain-containing protein gives rise to the protein MILEKVINRITIQSEYKDLVDKYIDRILNEFKDKIHSIYMCGSIPKGTATPFKSDADFTIVCANPQDIDYERLSNIKDRLLEEYPFVTKMDTIICSIDDVLSRPNDWGFWIKIICVCIHGEDIGEKVPPIIISPEFILDLNTDTKEEVDRVHRSLSNVSDHAMKTRYIKGYSKRLIRALYSLVLEDTGVWEDEIIKMKNAILNYCEIDSALVEYLYACYLDSDVSVEDFLEIADEVYSYFENALNTMTTSRN